The Flavobacteriales bacterium genome contains the following window.
GTGGTACCGCAGGGCATCATCGTTGCGGCCCAGTGCCTTGCTGCTTCTGTAGAGGCAATCGCAGGCTGAGCGTTCCTGCGAGCGCAGCCCGAGGTCCTTGGCGATGGCATCGGCCTTGGCGCATTGTTCCGCGGCTTCCTTGGCTCGCCCCGCATCAATGAGCACGAAGCCCGTTGTGGTGAAGGTGGTGACAAGACCCTGCTCATCGCGCAGGGCTTCACGCAGTTCGCGGCTTTGCCGAAGGCTCACCAAGGCACTGTCCAATTGCCCGGTGCGCCGGTGCAGTTCACCGATGTCGGCCAGCACTTTGGCCTCGCCAGCCCGGTCACCGATGCTGCGCTTCATGGCCAACGCGCTCCGGAGTTCGGCCGCTGCGCGGGCGTGCAAGCCCTGCTCCATGTACACTAGGCCCAGATTGCCCTTGGCCGTGGAGAATGCGCGGTCATCGCCCTGCTTACGGTAGATGTCCATGCACTTGCGCGTGTAGCCCAACGCAGCTGCGGTGTCGCCCAAAGCGTGATAGATCCCCGCGATGTTGTTGTAAACGGAAGTCAGCGAGCGCTCATCGTTCAAGGCCTCGAACACGGACAGGCTCTGCCGATAGTGCTCCAGGGCTTTCCCAGTGTTGCCCTGCTCTTGATGGATAGCCCCGAGGTTGATGTGCGCCCCGGCCACGGTTTTCTTGTCGCCCGCTTCGGTGCCCATCTCCAGCATCTGCTCGTAGGCCACGTGGGCCGCGTAGTAGTTGCCGATGATGGAATAGGCCACTCCTTGGTGGTTGAGCGCCAGGATGCGGTTGGACCGGTCTTCGCGCGCGCTGGCCTCGTCGTAGAGCAACAGCGCCAGTGAGAGCGCGCTGTCGGGATCGCTCGGCATCAGCGCCCATGCAGTACGGCCCAATGCCTGCAACCGCACGGAGTCGGGCTTGGCCGCATCCTTCCAAATGCTCCACAAGCTGTCGGTCTTGCCGGCCGCGCTCCACAAGGGCAACGCTGCCATTGCAATGAACATCGCCCACCGGTTGCGTTTCTCCATGCTGCAAGTTGCACCTTGCAGCGCGAACGGCGATCATGTATGCCCCACCACTGACCTGGCGCTTGAAAGACCGGCTCATCGAGCCCCGTTTCCCGATGGTCATGGGCATCATCAATGCCACGACCGATTCCTTCCATGGCGCCAGTCGTGCCACCACTGTGGATGATGCACTGCACCTGGCCGACCGTTTGCTCACCGAAGGAGCAAGCATCCTCGACATCGGCGGGGCGAGTTCACGACCGGGCAGCAGCGAGGTGCCCGAAAGCGAAGAGCTCGGGCGGGTGGTGCCCATCATTGAAGCCATTGCCCGGCGCTTCCCTGATGCACTGCTCAGCATCGATACGTGGCGTGCCCGCGTGGCGCACGATGCCGCGAACGCCGGCGCCGGGATGGTGAACGACATCGGTGCCGGTCTGCTGGACGAGGCCATGTTCAACACGGTAGCAAAACTGGGCGTGCCTTACGTGGCCATGCACATGCAAGGCACACCGGCCACGATGCAGCAGAGCCCGGTGTACGGGGACGTCGCTGCGGAGGTAACGCTTTACCTCAGCCAACGCCTGAGCGCCGCGCACAATGCGGGCATCGCCGATGTGATCCTGGACCCGGGCTTCGGCTTCGGCAAATCGACCGCGCACAACTACACGCTGCTGAAGGAACTACCGCGCGTCAAGAACCTCGGCGCACCATTGCTCTTGGGACTTTCGCGCAAACGGATGATCAACGAGGTGCTGGGCACCAAGCCCGAGGAAGCGCTCAACGGCACCACGTCGCTCAACACCATCGCACTGCTCCACGGCGCGGACATCCTGCGCGTGCACGACGTGAAGGAGGCCGTGGAATGCGTGCGACTGGTCAACGCTTGGGCAAGCGCGACCTGACGCGGGCCTGCTCCTCCATCAGCGTCTTGAGCAACGCACGGCGTTG
Protein-coding sequences here:
- a CDS encoding tetratricopeptide repeat protein, producing the protein MEKRNRWAMFIAMAALPLWSAAGKTDSLWSIWKDAAKPDSVRLQALGRTAWALMPSDPDSALSLALLLYDEASAREDRSNRILALNHQGVAYSIIGNYYAAHVAYEQMLEMGTEAGDKKTVAGAHINLGAIHQEQGNTGKALEHYRQSLSVFEALNDERSLTSVYNNIAGIYHALGDTAAALGYTRKCMDIYRKQGDDRAFSTAKGNLGLVYMEQGLHARAAAELRSALAMKRSIGDRAGEAKVLADIGELHRRTGQLDSALVSLRQSRELREALRDEQGLVTTFTTTGFVLIDAGRAKEAAEQCAKADAIAKDLGLRSQERSACDCLYRSSKALGRNDDALRYHERLTALTDSLRADDLEQQLDQMEFKRQLMSDSLRNVEAALREQLAGGDGTSGRKPWLIGGGLAAVVAAAMAARRRRREKRS
- the folP gene encoding dihydropteroate synthase — encoded protein: MYAPPLTWRLKDRLIEPRFPMVMGIINATTDSFHGASRATTVDDALHLADRLLTEGASILDIGGASSRPGSSEVPESEELGRVVPIIEAIARRFPDALLSIDTWRARVAHDAANAGAGMVNDIGAGLLDEAMFNTVAKLGVPYVAMHMQGTPATMQQSPVYGDVAAEVTLYLSQRLSAAHNAGIADVILDPGFGFGKSTAHNYTLLKELPRVKNLGAPLLLGLSRKRMINEVLGTKPEEALNGTTSLNTIALLHGADILRVHDVKEAVECVRLVNAWASAT